The region CAACACAGTCCTTATTTGACTATTTACTCGATCAAGTTCATCTAACTATGAGAAATACACCACTGCGCCGGTTAGTCCAGTTCTTATTGGACTATGTTGATGAGAATGGTTATCTTCAAATTTCAAATGAGGACGTTATTGAAAAGACTGGTGCCTCACTTGTTTCGGTTAATGATGCCGTAACTTTATTACAGCAACTAGATCCACCTGGTGTTGGAGCTAGAGATTTAAGGGAATCATTGATGTTACAAACTGAAAATGATGAAGGATCACCAAGGATGGCCTATTTGGTTTTAGAAGAGAACTTTGATGAACTGGTTAATCGCGAATGGGATAAAATTGCAAAGAGCTACGATATGTTACTGACGGATGTCCAAGAAGTTTTTGATTATGTTAGAACATTAACACCCAAACCTGGAGCTGCATTTAGTTCACATGAATCTGCTTATGTTATACCTGATTTAATTTTGTTTGAAGATGAGGATGGTTCTTTGCGCTTGCAAACAACAAAGGCGGCACATCCAAAAGTAGAGTTTCAAAGTGCATACTTCAGTCAATTGGAGTCGGAGAATAACCAAGAAGTTGTGGAATATATTAGCGAAAAAAAAAGCGAATATGAATGGATTGCAAAAAGTCTGAATCAACGTGAGGAAACAATTTTACGTGTGGGGAAAATAATTACCAGTGTACAACTAGATTATTTTAAAACTAAGTCGAAGGAGTTAAAGCCACTTTTATTAAGAGACGTTGCAAATAAGTTACATTTACACGAGTCTACAATTTCTCGCGCAGTTAACGGTAAGTACATAGCTACGCCGATTGGGACTTTTGAACTCAAAAAATTCTTTAGTAATGCTGTAAGCAATGAAAATAACGAGCTCTCCTCTGATGCTGTAAAACAGAGAATCGCTCGTTTGATAGAAGAAGAGGATAAAGCTAAACCAATTTCTGATGCAAAAATCGGGAAAATTCTTGAAGAGAATAACATCAAAATCTCAAGAAGAACAGTGGCTAAATACCGTGAAAGTCTTGATATTCCATCGTCCTCGAAAAGGAAAAGATTTGAGTGAGTGCAACGTTTGCAAAATAAATACGGACTTGTTATAATCATCTTTGTAAGTGAGGTATGCAACAAAAGTTAATGCTTGAGTTTGTATGCCATTTATTTTCAAGTTGTTGGGTCGTTTTATGGCACACGTGGGCAATTGGCGTCCCAGTCAGGAGAGCTGGATCATGAGTAATCAACTAGAGCTACTTGAGTCGATTGTTCCGGAGATGGTTGACGGTTTTCTACGTCGGTATGACATTTTACGGGCGATTGCCCCTTTGGAGCCAGTTGGACGTCGTGTTTTGGCGGATCGGGTCCATTTAAGTGAACGAGTGCTACGAACCGAAACTGATACGCTGCGATCACAAGGATTAATTATTAGCTCACAAACTGGCATGTCATTGACCGAAGATGGTCGAAAAGTTGAAGAAGGACTAGAAGGTCTTGCTAATCAACTTTGGGGCCTAAAAAGTCGGGAAGACCAGTTGGCTTCTAAGCTGGGCATTGAACAATGTATAATTGTGCGAGGTAATAGTGACCGGCAGTGGGGTGTTACACAACAACTTGGATTTTCTCTGAATGAGGCGCTTGCAAAATGTTGCCGGAAGGGTAATAATACTATAGTGGTTATGGGTGGTTCAACAATGGCTGCTGTAGCCGCAGGTTTAACAACTGCTTTATCACGTGGACGTGGATTATTATTTGTCCCGGGACGTGGTGGAATGGGTGAATCAGTAAGACGACAGGCTAATTCAGTGGCTGCTACGATGGCTTCACAAACTGGTGGCCAGAGTCGTTCACTGTATATTCCAGAGCAGTTGAGTGAAGATACATATCATCCTTTGTTGAATGAGCCAAGTGTTAAAGCAGTAATGGATTTAATTGCTCGTGCGCAGGTGGCCATTCATGGTATTGGACGGGCGGATGATATGGCACGACGTCGTGAGATAGACGAAAAAACGCAAAGCTTGTTGCACGAAGCACATGCGATTGGCGAGGCTTTCGGATGTTTTTATGATAAAGATGGTAAGGTGGTTTACCGAGTGCCACGCCTTGGATTACAGCTTGAGGATGCCAAACATTTCAATCATGTAGTTGCAATTGCCAGTGGCTCAGATAAGGCTGAGGCAATTGACGCCTACATGAAGATTGCACCTAAACAAACGGTATTAATTACTGATGAGGGTGCTGCAAACTTGATTTTAAAAAAGTAGAGTCTTGTGATTTTACTTTTTAAAATAAATTATTTTTTAGATTCCTAAAGGAGGAAATCTTAGTTATGACTGTAAAGATTGGTATTAATGGTTTTGGACGCATCGGTCGTTTAGCTTTCCGTCGTATTTTTGAATTAGGCGCAAAGTCAAACGAAATCGAAGTTGTTGCTATCAACGATTTGACAAGCCCAGCATTGTTGGCACACTTGCTCAAATATGATTCAACACATGGTACTTTCCCTGCTGAGGTTAGTGCAACTGACGATTCAATCGTTGTTGACGGTAAGAAATACCGTGTTTATGCTGAACCAAAGGCACAAGATATTCCTTGGGTTAAGAATGACGGTGTTGACTTTGTACTTGAATGTACAGGTTTCTACACATCAAAAGAAAAATCACAAGCTCATTTGGACGCTGGCGCAAAACGCGTATTGATCTCAGCTCCTGCTGGTAGTGATCTTAAGACTGTTGTTTACAACGTAAACGATGATGTTTTAACTTCAGATGATCGTATCGTTTCTGCTGGTTCATGTACAACAAACTGTTTAGCACCAATGGCTTACTTCTTGAACAAAGAATTTGGTGTTAAGATTGCTACTATGACAACTGTTCATGCTTACACAAGTACTCAAATGTTACTTGATGGACCTGTTCGTGGTGGTAACTTCCGTGCTGCTCGTGCTGCTGCTGCTAATACAATTCCTCATACAACTGGTGCTGCTAAGGCTATCGGTCTTGTAATTCCTGAATTAAATGGTAAGCTTCAAGGACATGCACAACGTGTTGCTGTTGTTGATGGTTCATTGACAGAACTTGTTTCTATCTTGGACAAGAAAGTTACAGCTGACGAAGTAAACGAAG is a window of Pediococcus claussenii ATCC BAA-344 DNA encoding:
- the rpoN gene encoding RNA polymerase factor sigma-54, whose protein sequence is MAMKQGISQKQQQKQIQRLAMTQTLQQSIQMLQYNVEELQEFLQQKELENPLISVEVSDQTNEFRSSSVLNSEAHDALIEQAAGSSTQSLFDYLLDQVHLTMRNTPLRRLVQFLLDYVDENGYLQISNEDVIEKTGASLVSVNDAVTLLQQLDPPGVGARDLRESLMLQTENDEGSPRMAYLVLEENFDELVNREWDKIAKSYDMLLTDVQEVFDYVRTLTPKPGAAFSSHESAYVIPDLILFEDEDGSLRLQTTKAAHPKVEFQSAYFSQLESENNQEVVEYISEKKSEYEWIAKSLNQREETILRVGKIITSVQLDYFKTKSKELKPLLLRDVANKLHLHESTISRAVNGKYIATPIGTFELKKFFSNAVSNENNELSSDAVKQRIARLIEEEDKAKPISDAKIGKILEENNIKISRRTVAKYRESLDIPSSSKRKRFE
- a CDS encoding sugar-binding transcriptional regulator, whose amino-acid sequence is MSNQLELLESIVPEMVDGFLRRYDILRAIAPLEPVGRRVLADRVHLSERVLRTETDTLRSQGLIISSQTGMSLTEDGRKVEEGLEGLANQLWGLKSREDQLASKLGIEQCIIVRGNSDRQWGVTQQLGFSLNEALAKCCRKGNNTIVVMGGSTMAAVAAGLTTALSRGRGLLFVPGRGGMGESVRRQANSVAATMASQTGGQSRSLYIPEQLSEDTYHPLLNEPSVKAVMDLIARAQVAIHGIGRADDMARRREIDEKTQSLLHEAHAIGEAFGCFYDKDGKVVYRVPRLGLQLEDAKHFNHVVAIASGSDKAEAIDAYMKIAPKQTVLITDEGAANLILKK
- the gap gene encoding type I glyceraldehyde-3-phosphate dehydrogenase encodes the protein MTVKIGINGFGRIGRLAFRRIFELGAKSNEIEVVAINDLTSPALLAHLLKYDSTHGTFPAEVSATDDSIVVDGKKYRVYAEPKAQDIPWVKNDGVDFVLECTGFYTSKEKSQAHLDAGAKRVLISAPAGSDLKTVVYNVNDDVLTSDDRIVSAGSCTTNCLAPMAYFLNKEFGVKIATMTTVHAYTSTQMLLDGPVRGGNFRAARAAAANTIPHTTGAAKAIGLVIPELNGKLQGHAQRVAVVDGSLTELVSILDKKVTADEVNEAIKKHTEGNESFGWNEDEIVSSDIIGTTYGSIFDPTQTEVTTAGDQQLVKTVAWYDNEYGFTSQMVRTLLKFATL